The following are encoded in a window of Hypomesus transpacificus isolate Combined female unplaced genomic scaffold, fHypTra1 scaffold_31, whole genome shotgun sequence genomic DNA:
- the gatd3l gene encoding ES1 protein, mitochondrial translates to MLASRNLLAKQASAILARQPVCLAHHGGDWGNWGNTNIAVVFSGCGWWDGTDIHEAAYTMYHLSRNGARFQIFAPNQPQMNVMDHMKMQPASGENRNMMMESSRFSHGQGTMQMHDLSKLDVNSFDAVIFPGGHGITKNLSTFMKEGKDCKLHNDVERVLKEFHRSRKPIGLSSMAPVLACRVLPSLEVTMGYEKDEKSRWGHWPNTTMVQVVKSMGARHNVREPYEAFVDEKNKVISTPTFMWETDYHYHYIFDGIGNMVKHVMRMTAK, encoded by the exons ATGCTGGCGTCAAGGAATCTGCTCGCTAAACAGGCGTCGGCTATCCTCGCTCGTCAGCCTGTCTGCCTCGCACACCACGGGGGAGACTGGGGCAACTGGGGGAACACCAACATAGCAGTG GTGTTCTCAGGGTGTGGCTGGTGGGATGGCACTGACATCCACGAGGCTGCTTA CACCATGTACCATCTGAGCAGAAATGGGGCCCGCTTCCAGATCTTTGCTCCAAACCAACCGCAGATGAACGTCATGGATCATATGAAAATGCAACCTGCTTCTGGAGAGAACCG GAACATGATGATGGAGTCCTCTCGCTTCAGTCACGGACAGGGAACGATGCAGATGCACGATCTTTCCAAGCTGGACGTCAACAgctttgatgcggtcatcttCCCTGGAGGTCACGGCATCACCAAGaacct ATCCACTTTCATGAAGGAAGGTAAAGACTGTAAGCTCCACAACGACGTGGAGAGAGTACTCAAAGAGTTCCACCGCTCTCGCAAGCCTATTGG TTTGTCTAGCATGGCCCCTGTGCTAGCCTGCCGCGTGCTACCCAGTTTGGAGGTCACGATGGGCTATGAGAAGGACGAGAAAAGCCGCTGGGGCCACTGGCCAAACACCACCATGGTCCAGGTTGTGAAGAGCATGGGCGCACGCCACAACGTCAGGGAGCCTTAC GAGGCCTTTGTTGACGAGAAGAACAAAGTTATCAGCACCCCGACCTTTATGTGGGAGACAGACTACCACTACCATTACATCTTCGATGGGATCGGTAACATGGTCAAACATGTCATGCGTATGACAGCCAAGTGA
- the tmem127 gene encoding transmembrane protein 127 encodes MTMYAPPGTTVPGNRRRRAGTTLPKQPERSLASALPGALSITALCTALAEPAWLRVHGGTCPRQELGVADVLGYTDPKLLEDYCVNSQTILLLRVIAAFCFLGILCSLTAFLLDVFGPKHPALKITRRYAFAHILTVLQCATVIGFCYWASELILSLQQQHKKYHGSLIYVTFAISFYLVAGAGGASILATAANLLRHYPTEEEEQALELLSEMEESSETYPTDYDIANQFQPPPAYTP; translated from the exons ATGACAATGTATGCACCACCGGGAACCACTGTCCCTGGAAACCGGCGAAGACGAGCAGGTACCACACTGCCCAAACAGCCGGAGCGGAGCCTGGCATCTGCGCTCCCCGGTGCTCTGTCGATCACGGCTCTGTGTACCGCCCTGGCCGAACCGGCTTGGCTGCGAGTCCATGGGGGTACGTGCCCCAGACAAGAACTTGGTGTGGCAGATGTCCTGGGATACACCGACCCTAAACTCCTGGAAG ATTATTGCGTGAACTCTCAGACCATTTTACTGCTGAGGGTCATAGCGGCCTTCTGTTTCCTGGGCATATTGTGCAGCCTGACAGCTTTTCTATTGGACGTGTTTGGGCCCAAGCACCCTGCCCTCAAGATCACCCGCCGATACGCGTTTGCCCACATCCTCACAG TGCTGCAGTGCGCCACTGTCATCGGGTTCTGCTACTGGGCGTCAGAGCTCATCCTGTCTCTTCAGCAGCAGCACAAGAAGTATCACGGCTCCCTTATCTACGTCACCTTCGCCATCAGCTTCTACCTGGTGGCAGGCGCCGGCGGAGCCTCCATCCTGGCCACAGCGGCCAACCTCCTGCGGCATTACCccaccgaggaggaggagcaggccctggagctgctgtctgagatggaggagagcagcGAGACGTATCCTACCGATTATGACATTGCCAACCAGTTCCAGCCGCCGCCCGCATACACACCGTGA